The following nucleotide sequence is from Macrobrachium nipponense isolate FS-2020 chromosome 21, ASM1510439v2, whole genome shotgun sequence.
ACTGGTAAACTCATGATGCTAAATTGTTGTTTAAATTTAGGCCTGTTTTAAGATAAACGGTGCCTTGTGTTTGTCATATTTTTATGAGCCAGCTCTTAATGTTATACAtgtattgtatcttttttctCGAGAAAACTGAACTAGTTTCTTTAGATGGTATGGATACACTGTGAAGGACAGACTCCAGTTGATGTGGAAAACTTAGGCACAATCAAGTACTACAGCCCCTGGAATGATTGGCATGGCATACCAGCATATTATTTTCCATATAAAGATAATCCTGATTACATGGCTCCAATGCTTCAGATACAGCTAGATAAACCTCAgagtaagaactttttcctgtttCTATTCATAAGTGTTTTGGTAGTTTAGGAtcttaaaatgtctttaaaacATGAAAAGTTGCTTCTGTACTTGGGAAAATTGTTTTTTATCATCTAAAAATACCAACAGGTTGTATAATCTTGCCATACGTTAAATTATTGACATGCTTTTTGTTCACAAATTTTATGCTCTGCAGTATTTTCTTGCTAGATTCCTTACTCCACCCTGTCACAGTCACAGTGTATGTAGTAAACCTGTTTGTTATTAGAGTTTAAAATTCTTTGGGCGTTGTTGTAGATGGTTATTTGTTAACAGTTTATCTTGGATACTctacattttaaaatgaattattctTGAGTACAGATGTTACTGTAAATCCTGCTTACTAATGTATGGTTTATACATTATGCTACAACATACTGTAACGATCTCCTATGAGTTAGtctaggagtaggagaggagtcattacacaaacacccacagtcactttatatcaaaccagaatattaaggaacgtaaattaaatatgaaagaaatgctagatatatatataattacacaaataacacaagttactaataaataacagcagtacaaatcatacaaatgaaataagaaaaacttacgaacacttaataattgtaaataatcacttcacaaacactcttcaagtatgtaaaacaaactaaatgtagtTACCACCACAGTTCAGCTGGAGAGAGGTTAAAGGTCCCGtagtctgaaagccaatgacaCATGCTCTTATAAAGCCAAGGAGGTTAACAGAAAACGAGACTAAGCAAGGAGTCTCGAGACTGAAGGGACAGGTGGTAGCATACTTAATGATTATAGAGTACATAAACAATTATTCCCCGGACCTATGATTAATGCAAATtatattctacaaaatataaacataatcgtaACAGCTCCCCCGTGCTAAAAGGCGGTTGAGAAGTTTCACGATGATCATCCATTTATGATGGATGGGAGGGATGCTTGAAGATGCCTAAACGCGAGACAATGCATCTGCTACTTTATTTTCTGCTCCAGGAATATGCTTCACTTTCACGTTGAATTCCTGGAGAATGAAAGACCACCGGAGCAGTTTCTTGTTATGGAGCTTGGCCCTTTCAAGGAAGGCCAATGGCAAGTGGTCTGATAAGACTGTCACAGGAGTATTTCCATGCAGATATACTCCGAAATGTAGAAGTGCAGCTACAACACCATAGAGCTCTTGCTCTACAGTAGACCAACGCTGCTGAGTTGGGGAGAACTTCCTGGAAAAGTATGAAACAGGAAGCAATGGGGATTCGTCAGATGGCTCTTCATCCTTTGACTGCAGAAGCACAGCACCAATACCTGTGTTGCAAGCATCAACCTGCAGATAAAAAGGTTTGTACACATTTGGGCATTTTAGGATTGGACGAGAGGTTAACATTAGTTTCAACTGATCAAAAGAGTTCTGGCATTCTGGTGACCAGATGAAATTTGCTTTAGCTGATGTGAGTTCATAGAGAGGTTTTGCAACAATagcaaaatttttacaaaatttactgtaataagCAGACATCCCAAGGAAAGTCTGTACTTGCTTACGGTTAGAAGGAACTGGGTATTCTAAGACTGCTTTTATGTTACTATCTTTAGGTACAACAGAACCACTACCAATTACATGACCTAAATAGTTAACTTTGGCATTGCCAAAACAAGATTTCGAAAGATTAATGGTCAGATTGTTTGAGTGAAGTTTGTGGAACAATTTTTCCaatgtttcaaaatgtttttcccaGCTGCTTGTTGCAACAACCAAGTCGTCCAAGTAGGCATATacatcttcaagatctctgatCAACTCATTCATCACACGCTGGAAGGTGGCAGGGGCGTTACACATGCCAAAGGGAAGAACGTTATACTGAAACAAGCCAAAAGGAGTAATGAATGCACTGATTTCTCTAGCATTTTCAGTTAACtgaatctgataatatccctttaAGAGGTCTATTTGAGTTAAATAATTGCAATTTCCTATATTGTCTAAGATATCTTGTATTCTAGGAAGTGGGTAAGAGTCCTTCTCTGTAACACTATTCACTCTTCTGTAATCTGTGCACATCCTTACTTTCCCATTAGGTTTAGCAACTAAAATGCAAGGCGAAGCCCAAGGTGAGCAACTAGGGGAAGCTAATCcattgtttaataaatattcaaCTTCACTTTTCATTAACTGTAGTTTTTCACCCACAATACGATAGTACGGTTGTCGAATAGGAAAGGTATTAGGGAGAAGCTTTATATCATGTAAAACAATATTACAGTTACCAGGAATATCTGAACACACACTTTCATATTTACGTAACAGGCTCTGCAATTGTGTTCTCTGCTCACAAGTCACGTGTTCAAAATACTTATCTAAGGAAGCAAAGAATATCAGAGTTGGAAAAATCTGTCCATGAAGTATTCATGTCTAAGTGGCTATCTTTTTCATCGTAGTCTTCAGTACTTCCTCCACAAGGTTGCACACTTACTTCACAGGGTTGCACACTGCTATCAACTAACACTGGGGAAATCTTATGGTAAGGTTTAATTAGGTTGACATGAACTAGCTGGGTAGACTTCTTCCTGTCAGGAGTAGAGACAacataattaagtttatttatcacttttgatACCTTATATGGTCCAGAGAACTTATGTTTTAATGGAGATCCTGAAATTGGAAAATAAACTAGAACATGCTCACCAACTGTAAACTTTCGCACCTtagcttttttgttataattttcattcattttctcttgtgAAACTTTCAGATTATTGAaggcaaatttatgaattttgtcaAATCTGTCTTTCATGTTTTGCAAATACTTAGAAACTGTTACAGGAGTGACTACTTCAACCTCACCAGTTAAATTTTCTTTAACAACTCTTAGCACATCTCTAGCTTTTCTACCAAAAAGCATTTCAAACGGAGAAACTCCAAGGGATTCGTTTGGAACACTGCGTATCACAAACATCAAGAGATCCAGGGTTTCATCCCAGTCTCTTGCAGATTCCAAGGCATATTTTCCAAGAAGGCTTTTCAATGTCTGATGTGCCCTTTCCAACACACCCTGAGACTGTGGATGATAAGCTGAAGAAAATGATTGTTTAATATGCAGCTCTTTCAAGACAGATTGGAAAACCTCACTTTTGAAATTTGTTCCCCTATCACATTGTAATTCTTTAGGAAAACCTAAGACAGTAAACACTTTAATTAGACTTTCTACAATCTTTCTGGCAGTTATATTAGGTAAAGGAATGGCAATTGGAAATCTTGTGGTGGGACACATTACAGTCAGCAGATACTGATTACCTTTACGGGTTTTGGGCAAAGGACCCACACAATCTATAACAACTTTACTGAATGGTTCATGTGGAATGGCAATAGTTTTTAATGGTGCAGGTGGTATCACCTCGTTGGGCTTTCCCGCTATCTGGCAGATATGACAACACTGTACAAagtttttacatcatttttcattcctggccagtagaaattaaaagataatctCTGATAAGTTTTACTTACCCCTAAATGAGAATCGGCACAATGTGCAATTTCAAGAATCTTACTTCTTAGTGAAAATGGAACTATAACCTGCTCACAGTCTGCCCAAGATTCTTTCGCCGACAATTTAGAAGGTCGAAACAAGCGCATCAGTATTCCCTTCTCGATGTAGTAGCAAGGAACTTTGTCAAT
It contains:
- the LOC135197921 gene encoding sodium/potassium-transporting ATPase subunit beta-2-like isoform X10 is translated as MKDYDIRNHSKSNLRECGPDNYPDGSTDIFCVFKDEWINNACNEEMSFGYPRHPCLFLLLNKVEKWVPVTYQSLDELPQSMPVDLRNHIAEVTENNDGKLPEMVWIHCEGQTPVDVENLGTIKYYSPWNDWHGIPAYYFPYKDNPDYMAPMLQIQLDKPQRICFTFTLNSWRMKDHRSSFLLWSLALSRKANGKWSDKTVTGVFPCRYTPKCRSAATTP